ATCCAGGGCCTGCCGGGGCGGGGCGCCTGTAGCTTGGCGGTGCACGAGGGCCCGGCTGACACCCAGGGCCACGGCGGCCGTTTGCGGGGCCAGACTGGCCACCTGTTCGTGCGTGGCTTTGCGGACGAAGAGCTCGTCCAGGATCGACCACTGGCTTCCGGGGTCCAGATCCATGGCGATCCGATATTCCACCAACGCCTGGTTGGGCCGGCCAAGTTGCCACAGGGTGGTGGCGGTGGCCCGGTGCACGTTCGCGCAGTTGGGACAGAGGCGGGTGGCCCGGTTGAGGGCGGCGAGACGGGGCGAGCGCGTGCCCTCCCGCAGTGGCTCCGCCGTGGATTGGGCCAGCGGGAAGAAATAGTCGGTGGGGTGCACGCGGGCGGCCGCCACGGCCAGCGCACCCCGGGCCGCGGGCTCGACCTCATGCAGGTGCGCGTCGAAGGGTTGCGCGGTCACGAGCGTCACACCGCCCGTCACCAGGCCTGCTACGGCGGCGGCGAGTGGCAGCCAGGTGCGGGTGGGGCCTGCCTGGCTTGGGCGGCGGCCTCCAAGCAGGCGTCCCAGTAGAACGCCCCCCAAGGCGGCAAAAGGCAGGCGCAGGCCCAAGGTCTCGAGGCCAAAATCGAAGACGTTGTGGGCCAGCAACGCCACCAGGGCCGCCAGCAGCGCCGCCTCGACCCGGTCGCGCAGCAAGCGCCGGCGCACGATGGCGATGACGTAGCCACCAGCCCCCAGGAGCAAGGCGAACCCGAGCCAGCCAAGCTCGATGAGGTACTGTAGCGGCTGATTCTCCACGAAGTTCTGTTGCACGGGGCTCGAGAGGGACCGGTACGCGGGGTATACGCGATCGAAGGCCCCACGGCCGATGCCGGCGGGATGAGCCCACAGCACCTTCAAGGCATCGATCCAGACGTCCGTTTTCTCCCCGGGCTGGGCGATGCGGGTGCGGGCCAGCTCGTCGAGAATGGGCAAGGCGCCGAGGGCCACTGCGAGGCCCAGTGTGAGGGCCACCAGCCCCAGGGCTACAGGAACGCCAACCGGGCGGCGGCGGGCCTCTGGGTCGTCGCTCCCCCGGGGCAAGCAGAGCACCAACATGCAGGCGCCCGCGGACAGGCCCACCAGAGAGCCACGCGAGAGCGTGACCAACGCCGCCGCCCCACAGAGCCCGGCAGCCGCCATCCAGCCCAGGCGAAAGAGCCGGTCACTCGTGAGGAAGGCGCAGGCAAGGGCGGAAAACGCCCCCAGCTCGAAGAATTGGGCCGTGTGGTTGGGGTTGATGAAGGGGCCCACCAACGTGGGCGCGCCGCCCAGCCCGAAGGTGCCGTAGACACGGTCGTAGTTGAGCAAGGGATGGCCGATGCCGATGAACACCCCCGCCACGGCCGCCACGGCCACGGCCTTGACGAGGAGAGGCCCCTGGCCACGGCGCCCGGCTGACAGGTTCAAGCTGACAAGGAAAACGAGCAAAGCCAACCCGCTCCGCAGAAGCTCGATACGGGTGGTGACGGGATCCAGGGACAGGGGAAACGAGGTAAAGGGGGGCGGGGGGCCGTTTGTGAGCAGGGCGTTGCCCGCCGGATCCAATCTGCCCCGCAAGCCCCACGGTAGGGGCAGGGTTTGAAGTAGCGGCATCACCACCAGCACCGCCAGGGGCCAGGCGTAGCGGGCCCCGCGCCAGGGCTTTCCCATGCCCTGGTTCGCGATGAGGAGGCTCGCGAGTGCGAGGGCCCCCAGGGCAACTGCCGCGAGCATGGCGGGCTTGTGAACCGTACCCACAGCCAGGGGGGCCCAAAGCAGGAGCAGGCCCATCGCCACCAAACTGGCAAGGTGTGCCGGACCCGCAAGGGCGGCCAGCCGGGATTCCGGTGCGCGGGGGGGAGCCGCCATCCTTAAGGGGGGGTCGAGGAGGGAGAGGAGTGGCGCCGAGGAGGGCCGGAGAGCAGGAGTCGGAGGGAGGAGTCGGAGGAGTCGGAGGAGGAAAGGGTCTGAGCCGCGGCCCTAGAACAGCCGCTCTTCCACCACGAGCACGTCTCCGGGCAAGAGCGGCACGTTGGGGGAGCGGCCTTCGCTGATATCGGCCACGGGAAGCGTTTGGCTCTTTACGGCGCCCTTGGCCTCACGCCTCAGGGTCACTTTGTTCTTCGCTGCGATCGGGGTGAAGCCACCTGCGGCAGCTATCGCGTCTACGATCGTCATGCGGGGGAAGTAGACCACCGAGCCGGGTTTTTGCACCTGACCCAACACCGCAATCTTGCGGCTGTTCCACTCCTTGACCATGACGGAGACCTGCGGGTTTTTCAGGTAGCCGTCTTTCAATTTGTCGGCGATGAGCCTCTGCACCTCGCCGCTGCGCAGCCCCACCACTTGAATGCGTCCGGCGAAGGGATAGTCCACCGTGCCATCATCCGAGATGCGGAACTCCCCGGACAGATCTTCTTCTCCGTAGACCCTGACCACGAAGACATCGTCGATGCCCATGGTCTCGTCCGGCGGTAGCAACTGGGCCAGATCAGGGTTTTGAGCCAGAGGCCGTCCCGATTGGCATGCGCCGGCTAGCAAGGTCGCCCCCAGCAAGAGAAAAAGCCTCATCTGCGCCATGGTCAGTCCGGCATGATGACGCCGGAACGAAAACGAATCAAGAGTTTGCCTGCCCCGGGGAGAGAACACGGAGGCGGGCCGCACGAGCTTCGGCACCCGCCCCTCATCCTCAGTAGGTCACACCCAGGCGCGCAAGAACGAGGTGCTTCGTGTAGTCGAAGCCCGCCGAGTTGGGGAAGAGCTCTTGATAGTTGCTGTCGTTGACCGTGGCGATGTACGAAGCGCCCAGGAAAAACCAGTTGGCCACGAAGAGGTCGGCCTGTGCGCCGGCCTGAACCACGTTGTCTTTCCGCTCTTCGGCACCGGGTACGATCGATCCCCGGTAGCGGCGCGCTTCGTAGCGGGCAAATGCCGTGAGCATCATGCGGGTGGCCACGTTGGCACTGAACGAGACGTAGGGAGAATCCACGTCGAAGAAGTTCGCGATCACCGGCGAGTTACGGAACTCACGCCGGTATCCCACCATCAATTTAGTCAAAGGAGTGGGGGCGTAGCTTAGCTCGGCCACGGCGCCCAGGTTGCTGAGGCCCGAGGTGTTCTGCACGGAGCCCGTGTAAAAGCCATTCAGGTAGCCCACGCCCACGTGGAGGTTCAGCTTGTTGGTGATGAGGCCACGCAAGCCCAGCAAAGTACGCAAGGGATAGGAATCCTGGCGTGCCAGGTTCGCCGGAGCGTCATCGGGATTGAAGTAATCGATGTAGCCTTGCGACGCCTGTACGAACAGCGAGGTCTTGGGCAGCCAGCGCCACGAAAGGTCGAGCGTGAGGTCGTGCCCCATGTGGTTGGCGTACTTGAGGGCCTCGGTCTCGAACACGTTCACCATGTTCGAGTAGCGCAGCATCATCTGCAGGCGGCCGCCGCCCGGTGCGTAGCTCAGCTGCAAGCCCGCCATGTTGTAGATACGGGTGATGTTGCCCGTGCCGGCGCCGTAGGGCGGTTCCTCAAAACGGGCGAACTGGTCGGTGAGCGATACATTCAGAGGAGCGTTCGGGTTGAAATCAACCAGGGCCGAAAGCACGGGGTTGAAGGCCCGCTGTTGCTTGGCGTTGTCGTCGTCCGTCAGGAACTCGCGGTAAAGCAGGGTGGCCGTGAGGTCGTAGTAAAGACCCGTGGGCATGGCCCCACCCCGCTCGCCGTTCGTCAGCTCGAGGAAAGGCACCACACGCAGCACGGGTGCTGCCACGCGGTTGTTGTTCTGGAAAAAGACGTTGGTGTCGTAGCCAGCTTCCAGGCCCACGCCTGCGTGCAGCACCGAGCTTTCGCTCAGTTTGACGCCGCCCATTTGGCCCAAGTTGGCCTTTTGCGGCAGGAAGGCGATGCCCAGGCTCGTGTCATGGCCGAGCTGCTGAAGGCCCTGGGTGCTTTGCATTACACCCTGCGCGTGAGCGACAGAGGCACACAGGGTGAAGGCTAGAGCTATCGCTAGTCTCGAGAAGCGAATCGTCATTGGAGGCGGAGGAGGTTGTGGGTTGCAGGAACCGCCAGGCGGGCCTTAGATGAAGGGGCTCGCGGCAGGAGGTCGCTCGTACACCGGATCGAGAGTGCCCGGCTGGGTGCCGTCGTCCTTGCGGACATCGGGCGAAACTTCCACATCCACTTTCGTTGCCCCCACGAACTGAAGTTCTTCTCCAACACAGCCCTCCGCCTCCGCGCCCAGAATCTGGACCTTCTGATTGACGATCGTGATTCGCGTGTACTCGTGTGTGGCCGCCCCTTGATCGTTGCGGGCCGCGGCGTCTTGCAGGTTCTGCAGCGCCTTTTCGAGAATGTTCATGTTTGCGTTCGACTGCACCACCTTGTCGGTGAGGCAGTTGAGTCGGATGACGTCTTTTTGTTTCCGGGCGTCGTCGACCATCTGATTCAGCCTCTGCGAGGTCTGCATCATGTTGGTGCGGTACATCTGTGACTGGGTGAGCATCTCCTGCGGGGAGATGTCGGCCCGCTGAGGCACGGTGACATCGACGGCGGGCGCGCCCTCGGCCGAGCCCTGCGGTTCTGCAGGCGTTTGGGCCATGGCGATTTGGCTGAAGAAGGTCGCCCCAACCAGGATTTTGAGCACCCGAGACATCATTCGACCTCTTTCTTAAGAAAACGAACCCGCCTGGGAAGGCGAATCCGATCTGACGCAATATACGAGCAGGTTTAGCGTTGTGTCAACTCTTGTCAGAGTAGGCATCTAGCCTACATCTGGTTGATTTTATGTGGTTCGTGGTGAGTTTGTAACGTCGGTAACTTGTCATGTTGCCGGATGTTACGAGGCCCTCTTTCCGAATCGGACGTTTGGGCAATGATCTCGAGGGGGCCTTCAACGAAAGCGACCGGCGGGCCGATCGAAACCAGCCGCCGGTCGAATGTCAGGTGATGCGATTTAGGACGACGCCTGGAACACGAAGGGGAACGACACCTCGACGCTGCCGCCCGAGGGACGGGTGAAACGCCAGTTCTGAATGTTCTTCTTGATGCACTGTGCGACTTCGGAATCGCCCATGGTGTCTTGTTCGATGGTGATGCCTGTCACGGTGCCTTCGGGAGTGATGGTCCAGAACACCACGATCTTGCCGCTCAGGCTGGGGTTGCGCTTGAGGGACTTTTCGTAGCAGACCTTTACGGCGCCCAGGCGCAGCTTGACCTCCTTGGCCACCACGCTCGGGTCGAGCTCGCCGTCCACGGAGGGGGCCGCGCTGCTCACCACCGCCTTGACGGATTTTTCGCCGCCCACGCTGCCGGTGCTGGCGCCTTCGATGCTGCCGCCGCCGCGCAGGCCGCTGATGCTGGCCACCTTGCCGCTGCCTCCCGCGCCGGCCTTCACGCCCCGCAGGCTGTCGTCGCCCGTGGCCACGGACAGGCCGCCCACGCCCTCGAAGGCCTTTTCTTGGTCGCGATCCACGTCGCCCTTGCCCAGCACGTCGGCGATGGCGCCTTCACCGTCGGCGCGGGCGCCGAGCAGCTTCAGGATGCCCGTGTTTTGCACTTGTTCGGCGATCTTGGCACGGCGCTCGGCCTCGGCCCGGGCGCGCTCTTCGGCGATCTTCTGCTTTTCGGCCTCGGTGAGCGCCTTTTTCGGCTCGGCCGATTCGGTGGGCTTCTTGGGAGCCTCTTTTTTGACGATCTCTTCCTTTTTCTCTTCAGGCTTGGTGTCGTCGACCTTCTTGACCTCTTCGGGGGGAGGCTCGGGCTTTTTCTTCACCACCATCTGCACGAAGCGGTCGGGTATCTCTTCGATGTCGGGCTTTTTCGGCCAGTCGACGCTGCGCAGATAGATGATCATGCACAGGTGAACCACGAACGAAGCCGACGCGATCGAGGTGAAGAACCAGTCGAGATCGCCCGAGAGGCTTCCGCGCACCGAGGCGGGCAGCTGGGGCCGGG
Above is a genomic segment from Myxococcales bacterium containing:
- a CDS encoding O-antigen ligase family protein, which translates into the protein MAAPPRAPESRLAALAGPAHLASLVAMGLLLLWAPLAVGTVHKPAMLAAVALGALALASLLIANQGMGKPWRGARYAWPLAVLVVMPLLQTLPLPWGLRGRLDPAGNALLTNGPPPPFTSFPLSLDPVTTRIELLRSGLALLVFLVSLNLSAGRRGQGPLLVKAVAVAAVAGVFIGIGHPLLNYDRVYGTFGLGGAPTLVGPFINPNHTAQFFELGAFSALACAFLTSDRLFRLGWMAAAGLCGAAALVTLSRGSLVGLSAGACMLVLCLPRGSDDPEARRRPVGVPVALGLVALTLGLAVALGALPILDELARTRIAQPGEKTDVWIDALKVLWAHPAGIGRGAFDRVYPAYRSLSSPVQQNFVENQPLQYLIELGWLGFALLLGAGGYVIAIVRRRLLRDRVEAALLAALVALLAHNVFDFGLETLGLRLPFAALGGVLLGRLLGGRRPSQAGPTRTWLPLAAAVAGLVTGGVTLVTAQPFDAHLHEVEPAARGALAVAAARVHPTDYFFPLAQSTAEPLREGTRSPRLAALNRATRLCPNCANVHRATATTLWQLGRPNQALVEYRIAMDLDPGSQWSILDELFVRKATHEQVASLAPQTAAVALGVSRALVHRQATGAPPRQALDHANALKADAFELALLRIQLALNEKDLDAAEKQVTALVAREPRQPSALHLHSVVEERRGNLQQALTIATRAAGFNPNDLALARQRVYLAMRLESWGELERGLEGLKRALQGGGGNVAEAYMLSAQANSQRGNTPRALRDYQTATSIDPNNIGAWYNLATTAEAGGFYTQAVDGYRAVLRLDPKHEPSHQALARIESLRQRARLDALTGGG
- a CDS encoding polysaccharide export protein gives rise to the protein MPKLVRPASVFSPRGRQTLDSFSFRRHHAGLTMAQMRLFLLLGATLLAGACQSGRPLAQNPDLAQLLPPDETMGIDDVFVVRVYGEEDLSGEFRISDDGTVDYPFAGRIQVVGLRSGEVQRLIADKLKDGYLKNPQVSVMVKEWNSRKIAVLGQVQKPGSVVYFPRMTIVDAIAAAGGFTPIAAKNKVTLRREAKGAVKSQTLPVADISEGRSPNVPLLPGDVLVVEERLF
- a CDS encoding outer membrane beta-barrel protein, with product MQSTQGLQQLGHDTSLGIAFLPQKANLGQMGGVKLSESSVLHAGVGLEAGYDTNVFFQNNNRVAAPVLRVVPFLELTNGERGGAMPTGLYYDLTATLLYREFLTDDDNAKQQRAFNPVLSALVDFNPNAPLNVSLTDQFARFEEPPYGAGTGNITRIYNMAGLQLSYAPGGGRLQMMLRYSNMVNVFETEALKYANHMGHDLTLDLSWRWLPKTSLFVQASQGYIDYFNPDDAPANLARQDSYPLRTLLGLRGLITNKLNLHVGVGYLNGFYTGSVQNTSGLSNLGAVAELSYAPTPLTKLMVGYRREFRNSPVIANFFDVDSPYVSFSANVATRMMLTAFARYEARRYRGSIVPGAEERKDNVVQAGAQADLFVANWFFLGASYIATVNDSNYQELFPNSAGFDYTKHLVLARLGVTY
- a CDS encoding AgmX/PglI C-terminal domain-containing protein — encoded protein: MATQAAEGAAKPRILRIGIIQGGRIVEERLVRKRENISVGQSAKNMFVVPSDALPRTWMLFEAGPKGYMAHFADGMDARIAVGQEIISLAQLKQNGKIQKSGQGWDLPLDERARGKITVGDLTILFQFVTPPPPQPRPQLPASVRGSLSGDLDWFFTSIASASFVVHLCMIIYLRSVDWPKKPDIEEIPDRFVQMVVKKKPEPPPEEVKKVDDTKPEEKKEEIVKKEAPKKPTESAEPKKALTEAEKQKIAEERARAEAERRAKIAEQVQNTGILKLLGARADGEGAIADVLGKGDVDRDQEKAFEGVGGLSVATGDDSLRGVKAGAGGSGKVASISGLRGGGSIEGASTGSVGGEKSVKAVVSSAAPSVDGELDPSVVAKEVKLRLGAVKVCYEKSLKRNPSLSGKIVVFWTITPEGTVTGITIEQDTMGDSEVAQCIKKNIQNWRFTRPSGGSVEVSFPFVFQASS